The genomic DNA GAAGTGAACACCGGCGTGATGGTGTCTGATGGTGCTTCTTTCAAAAAATGGCTGACACAGTTGGATAACAACAACGCCCAAGGCGAATATTACATGACCGATGTTATCGCTTTGGCAAATCGTGACGGTTGCCAAGTGGCCGCCGTACAAGCCGCCGACTTAATGGAAGTGGAAGGCGCCAACAATCGTCTACAACTGGTTGCACTTGAGCAATATTTCCAACAAAAACAAGCGCGTGAATTATTACTTGCCGGCGTAATGTTGCTTGATCCGAACAGCTTTAAATTGCGTGGCGAACTCACCCACGGCAAAGACGTAGAAATCGACATGAACGTGATCTTAAAAGGCAAAGTGCGGTTAGGAAATCGGGTGAAAATCGGCGCAGGTTGTGTACTCACTAACTGCGACATCGGTGATGACGTAGAAATCAAACCATATTCCGTGCTTGAAGATACTTCCGTGGGTGCAAATGCCGCTATTGGCCCATTCTCCCGCTTACGCCCGGGCACAGAACTGGCTGAAAACACGCATGTGGGCAACTTTGTAGAAATCAAAAAAGCACAAATCGGTAAAGGCTCCAAAGTGAACCACTTAACCTATGTAGGTGACGCAGAAATTGGTAAAGATTGTAACATCGGCGCGGGCGTGATTACCTGCAACTACGACGGTGCCAATAAATTCAAAACTATCATCGGCGACAACGTATTTATCGGTTCCGACAGCCAACTCGTCGCACCGGTCACCATCGAAAGCGGCGCCACCATCGGTGCAGGTTCCACCATCCGCGATGATGTCAGACACGATGAACTGGTCACTACACGCGTGCCACAAAAACACATCCAAGGCTGGGAAAGACCGAAGAAGAAATAAGGAATGTGAGTTGATTTAACATTTCAAAGAGCAATACGGCTATGCTGTACTGCTCTTTTTTGATGGTCTCATTCATAATGCTATACTCGCACCAACTCA from Aggregatibacter aphrophilus ATCC 33389 includes the following:
- the glmU gene encoding bifunctional UDP-N-acetylglucosamine diphosphorylase/glucosamine-1-phosphate N-acetyltransferase GlmU, which codes for MTTQALSVVILAAGKGTRMYSDLPKVLHPIAGKPMVKHVIDTAKQLGAHNIHLVYGHGGDLMQQRLANEPVNWVLQTEQLGTGHAMQQAAPFFADDENILMLYGDAPLITKATLEKLIAAKPDKGIALLTVVLDNPTGYGRILRENGNVVGIVEQKDANAEQLKIQEVNTGVMVSDGASFKKWLTQLDNNNAQGEYYMTDVIALANRDGCQVAAVQAADLMEVEGANNRLQLVALEQYFQQKQARELLLAGVMLLDPNSFKLRGELTHGKDVEIDMNVILKGKVRLGNRVKIGAGCVLTNCDIGDDVEIKPYSVLEDTSVGANAAIGPFSRLRPGTELAENTHVGNFVEIKKAQIGKGSKVNHLTYVGDAEIGKDCNIGAGVITCNYDGANKFKTIIGDNVFIGSDSQLVAPVTIESGATIGAGSTIRDDVRHDELVTTRVPQKHIQGWERPKKK